A genomic segment from Mastomys coucha isolate ucsf_1 unplaced genomic scaffold, UCSF_Mcou_1 pScaffold7, whole genome shotgun sequence encodes:
- the LOC116082198 gene encoding cytochrome b-c1 complex subunit Rieske, mitochondrial: MLSVAARSGPFAPVISATSRGVAGALRPLLQAAVLATSEPPVLDAKRPFLCRESLSGQAAIQPLVATVGVNVPASVRYSHTDVKVPDFSDYRRAEVLDSTKSSKESSEARKGFSYLVTATTTVGVAYAAKNVVSQFVSSMSASADVLAMSKIEIKLSDIPEGKNMAFKWRGKPLFVRHRTKKEIDQEAAVEVSQLRDPQHDLERVKKPEWVILIGVCTHLGCVPIANAGDFGGYYCPCHGSHYDASGRIRKGPAPLNLEVPSYEFTSDDVVVVG, translated from the exons ATGTTGTCGGTCGCCGCCCGTTCGGGCCCATTTGCGCCCGTCATATCGGCCACGTCCCGCGGGGTGGCAGGCGCGCTGCGGCCTCTCCTGCAAGCCGCGGTGCTCGCCACCTCGGAACCACCTGTACTGGACGCGAAGCGACCCTTCCTGTGCCGTGAGTCGCTGAGTGGCCAGGCCGCGATCCAGCCTTTGGTGGCCACGGTGGGCGTGAATG TTCCTGCTTCTGTTCGTTATTCCCATACAGATGTCAAGGTGCCTGACTTCTCTGACTATCGTCGCGCTGAAGTTCTTGATAGCACAAAATCTTCTAAAGAGAGCAGTGAGGCTAGAAAAGGCTTCTCTTACTTGGTAACTGCAACTACTACTGTGGGTGTTGCATACGCTGCCAAAAATGTGGTCTCCCAGTTCGTTTCCAGCATGAGTGCTTCTGCTGATGTACTGGCCATGTCGAAGATCGAGATCAAGTTGTCTGATATTCCAGAAGGAAAGAATATGGCTTTTAAATGGAGAGGCAAGCCGCTGTTTGTGCGCCATAGAACCAAGAAGGAGATCGATCAGGAAGCTGCAGTTGAAGTGTCCCAGTTAAGGGACCCACAGCATGATTTAGAGCGTGTAAAGAAACCTGAATGGGTTATTCTGATAGGTGTCTGTACTCATCTTGGTTGTGTACCCATTGCAAATGCAGGAGATTTTGGTGGCTATTATTGCCCCTGCCATGGGTCACACTATGATGCCTCTGGCAGGATCAGGAAAGGCCCTGCACCTCTCAACCTGGAAGTGCCTTCGTATGAGTTCACCAGTGATGATGTAGTTGTTGTGGGTTAG